One Pecten maximus chromosome 7, xPecMax1.1, whole genome shotgun sequence genomic window carries:
- the LOC117331924 gene encoding vacuolar fusion protein MON1 homolog A-like, with amino-acid sequence MAEKKKEADHLPTSESDQDDFIEPDPPADANQAVTDTFVNIDYEDLVNPDYDSHPSGYIHDIVRQGSHDGDDEQRVGVGSASDVSTGEESSEDHTEISTKELSQALGEVSKLQHPEVSSEDFEEIDEVDTQEWRQRKKHVFILSEAGKPVYTRFGNEDKLVTVMGVMSALVSFVHDSKDVVRFIVAGDHKFVFLIREHLILVCVSHGAESAQQLLLHLSYVYNQILSVLTFSTLHRIFKQRRNYDLRRLLTGAEKFLDNLLNMMDTEPGMLLGAVRCLPLDSQVRDNIAQAIAQNAKVKDLVFALILANNQLVTLVRMKKYFLHPMDLHLIINLVNASESFKAAESWTPICLPKFDSSGFLQAHISYLDDRCETCLLLLSVDRESFFTLSECRNKIKERLVKYNALKAISDSLMKTSYSIQQCGISDLRHFLYKSRHMAQFTSPELEAPYLSETEQERLCGLYFYLHHRIHTSARPLKILYTVGPHETLLGWVTQSFELYAVFGPLVTKVAAIQAINKLLRWVKREEDRLFILNHVTF; translated from the exons ATGGCAGAGAAGAAGAAAGAGGCGGATCACCTGCCTACTTCAGAATCCGATCAAGATGATTTCATAGAACCAGACCCACCAGCGGACGCCAATCAAGCTGTTACTGATACTTTTGTGAACATCGATTATGAAGATCTTGTCAATCCAGACTATGACAGTCATCCAAGCGGATACATCCATGATATCGTGCGACAGGGATCCCACGACGGCGACGATGAGCAGAGGGTGGGTGTCGGTTCCGCAAGCGACGTGTCGACGGGAGAGGAGTCAAGTGAGGATCACACAGAG atTTCAACAAAAGAGCTCTCCCAAGCCTTGGGGGAAGTTTCCAAGTTACAGCATCCGGAAGTGAGTTCAGAAGATTTCGAGGAAATTGATGAAGTTGATACACAAGAATGGCGACAACGAAAAAAACATGTGTTTATCTTAAGTGAAGCTGGCAAACCTGTGTATACAAg GTTTGGTAATGAGGACAAACTGGTAACAGTAATGGGAGTTATGTCAGCTTTAGTTTCATTTGTTCATGATTCTAAAGATGTGGTGCGATTTATAGTTGCTGGTGATCATAAATTTGTCTTCCTGATCCGAGaacatttaattttagtgtGTGTGTCTCATGGTGCAGAGTCAGCCCAACAGCTTCTCCTTCACCTGTCCTACGTGTACAATCAAATCCTCAGTGTACTTACGTTTAGTACactacatagaatatttaaacagaGAAGGAACTATGATTTACGAAGACTTTTGACAGGTGCAGAAAAGTTTCTAGACAATTTGTTAAATATGATGGACACAGAACCAGGAATGTTGTTAGGAGCCGTTCGTTGTTTACCGTTAGACAGCCAAGTCAGGGACAACATAGCTCAGGCTATTGCGCAGAATGCAAAAGTGAAG GATTTGGTGTTTGCCCTTATCCTAGCCAACAACCAGCTTGTTACCCTTGTGAGGATGAAGAAGTACTTCCTACATCCAATGGATCTTCACCTCATCATCAACCTTGTTAATGCATCTGAATCCTTCAAGGCAGCTGAGTCTTGGACTCCAATATGTTTACCCAAGTTTGATTCCAG CGGTTTCCTACAAGCTCACATATCTTACCTGGATGATCGGTGTGAAACCTGTCTCTTGTTGCTGTCTGTTGACCGAGAATCATTCTTCACATTGTCAGAGTGCAGGAACAAAATCAAGGAG CGGCTGGTGAAATACAATGCTCTGAAGGCCATCAGTGACTCCCTGATGAAGACAAGCTACAGTATACAACAGTGTGGTATATCTGACCTCCGACATTTTCTCTACAAGTCCCGACACATGGCCCAATTCACAAGTCCGGAGCTAGAAGCACCGTATCTCTCAGAGACAGAACAAGAGCGTCTGTGTGGGTTGTACTTTTACCTCCACCACAGAATACACACCTCAGCCCGCCCACTGAAAATACTCTACACTGTCGGTCCACACGAGACTCTTCTTGGCTGG GTCACGCAGAGTTTTGAACTGTATGCAGTTTTCGGACCACTAGTAACCAAAGTGGCAGCCATTCAAGCTATCAACAAGCTGTTGCGTTGGGTGAAGAGGGAAGAAGACCGTCTGTTTATATTAAACCATGtcacattttga